CCGGAGCGCAGCTCCGAGTGGACCAGGGTGAAGCGGCTGGCCTCCTCCGCCAGCTGGGCGGCGTAGGCCTCCCGGCCGACCTTGGTGGCGGTGAACGCGCCGCCGCCCGCGACCACGAAACTGCCCGACATCACCTGGTCGCCGGGCTGCTTGACGACCGGGTCGGCCTCGCCGGTGAGCAGCGACTCGTCGATCTCCAGGCCGTCGGTCTCGACGCACTCGCCATCGACGACGATCTTGTCGCCGGGGCCGATCTCGATCAGGTCGCCGAGGACGATGGCGGAGGTGGCGACGGGTGCGGCGACGCCGTCGCGGCGGACCGTGGGTTTCGCCTCGCCGATCACCGCGAGGGAGTCGAGGGTCTTCTTGGCCCGCCACTCCTGGATGATGCCGATGCCCGTGTTGGCCAGGATCACGAAGCCGAACAGGCTGTCCTGGATCGGGGCGACGCCCAGCATGATCACCCAGAGGACGCCGATGATCGCGTTGAACCGGGTGAAGACGTTCGCCCGGACGATGTCCACCATGGAGCGGCTGCTCCGCACGGGTACGTCGTTCACCTCGCCGCGGGCCGTGCGTTCGGCCACCTCGGCGGCCGTCAGACCACGGGCGCGCCCCGGTGGTCCGGGGGTCGGGGCGGGGGTGGGGTGCACAGGATCGAGCTCGGTACCCGCGTCGATGTGCGTCATGGATTCGACGGTACGTGCGGATTTAGGGGTTCACCCGCCGAGTGGGCGAAAGATCCGACCTGGGGAGGAGGGAGGCGCTGCCGCGTGATGCCGGGGTCGTACGGGTCCGGGGTGGGGCGGGTGCCGTCGGTCGGACGGGCTCAGTTGGTGGCGGGCCGCGCTGTCACGTCGTCGGGGTCGGTGGACTCGGTGGCCTCGGTCGCGATGCGGTCGGCTTCGGCGGCCTTCGTCCTCGCCTCCGCCTCGACGGCCTCGGCGGCCTCCGTCCCGGCCGCGGCCCTGATCGCCGCGTCCCGCTTGATCGCCGTGTCGCGGCGGCGGACGTAGTAGATGCCGATGAAGCCG
The Streptomyces griseiscabiei DNA segment above includes these coding regions:
- a CDS encoding DUF2530 domain-containing protein → MAKWTPKHEAPEPLEGPVVPVIIGGTILWLLLFVVQLPFYGWFEDHGHTWWVWTCLAGGGLGFIGIYYVRRRDTAIKRDAAIRAAAGTEAAEAVEAEARTKAAEADRIATEATESTDPDDVTARPATN